The Rosa rugosa chromosome 3, drRosRugo1.1, whole genome shotgun sequence sequence AATTTTTGCAGTTTTAATTCCATTCCTCTTGTTGCTTTCAGTGTTTTGTCCCTGAACTTGATTCAGATTTGTAGGAATCTTGGCTGCTATGTGTAAGCTTCACTTGATTCAAGTATTTGacgtatctttttttttttttttcttttttttttggtgaaatatTTGACATGTGTGTGTAAATTGTAAAGTGGGTGATTGTAATTTGAATGATCAACTTAGAAATGCAATCGTTAATTAGTTCTCAGTTTAATTTGAAGATCAAATGTGATGCTACCTGAAAACTGAGTTACCAAATATGGGAAAATGAAACCTAACCTCAAGTGGGAGTTGGCTTtctctttttcaaaaaatctaGTTCCGCTTCCGCAAACAAAACAGGGGTGGAGATTTGAGATATGTCTGAAGAAAAATTTGTacaattttaataaaaataatgttCAATGAATATTTTATAGATagatattttattttgtgtaaAACCATATActcatgctcacaacatatgcacatcAACTTGACAACAATCACAAAAGGATCAaagcttaccttcagcaatcacagGACTGGATTCCATCTTCTGCAACTGCAAACTCAATCACTGAATATGGCCTTCTGttgcttaccaacttgcttctcaatggacagaactaatATAATAAATCATGGTTGCAACAGGGACCAATTCgtccatctatatatatatataggagacttaaacctcaagaagcttcccattaaagcagtCAATATCGGTTTACgtttcctagttagattcttaatgtaaCACATCATTGTAGTCTTCCTTGCAAACCAAGAATTGGATTACttaccttaatgaattgatacactcttTCATTAAGTTACAATATTCATTTtcagtttgtatccatgttaaactggGATTGATATTAAACTAATCATCATATACATTATGATAATTTGTGACAAGTCCACATTTGATTCTTACATTTTGGTCCCAAAATAATTGTATTTTGTGTAATGTAATGGATACATGTATATGTAGAAGGGTCATGAATCATTCATAATGCAGTTGTATGTTACGAAGAGGACTTGTGCATGTGGTCATTGAAATATGAAAGGCTAGTGCATTAGTGGCTGCCCACTCTGTTTGGCCTGCACATTAAAACTATGCTTCCCAACCCTGGTGCATAGTTGATATTTAGCTTCCTTACATGCTGGGATGTAATAGCTCCTAGACTACAAATAATGCTACTTCGTATGTAGAAACGACAATGGAGGATGATATTTGTATATGAAGCATATATTGTCACTTCACCACTAGTCCTTTTCTTAATTTGTTTTTCTGATGTGAAAAATATGCAAGTCAATGTCGACTTCGACGAGTCCTTGTAGCAGATTTGTTTTTAGGGAACATGGTGGCCAAATAGCATTTTATGTGATTAGTTATAGTATCCAATATGTAACTAGTAGACATTgtttaaacctaacaaattttAGGTGATAGGCATGTAATAAAGTATGTGATTAAtcttatattagaaaataatcCCAAACTTCTTCCAGAGTTTTGTTTGTTGCTCAACGTGTTGCTAGTGATTGCATGTCCTTGGAACACTGAGGGTCTGCTTGTAACTCATTTGGCCAATTTCGACACTTTAGCAAATTTATCAGCTTTAAGAGACAAGTTTCATTTCTAATGTAATCAAGCATTTAATTGgtattcttctaaaaaaaaaaaacatttaattGGTATAATACACATTTGTATTAAGATTTAAGTAAtgtatttgattttgattttcggATTACTTTTTGGATGATATATTAATATATTGGGATAGCTTCTAACGAGAACTATTAAAATGAAGACTTTATGAGGATTGTTGTGATATCCATTTTCCTATCACATTTCTCTAGATCAACCGGTAGTTTCTAATAAGGACCATTATAATGAGGACTTTATGAGGACCATTATAATAGGGATTTTATGAGGATTTTATAATCAATAGTTGTGAGATCTATTTTCTGATCACATTTCTGCAAATCAATCGTTAAATATTTAGATgttcatgagtagatcacttatgcaaactTTCAGTCAAATTGAGAATCATTAAGGTATTCATAATTGTTTCATTAATTTGATCTATTttggtaccttaacgattaacaatgtgaaagaaattttttaaaaataatttaCTCATGCATGCACAAACATCAAACGGTTGATTCACAATAATTTTCAGATGAAGTCCTCCTTTTAAAGATCCTCATTCTCCCTTAATATATTATACCTTTTAGATGTTGGATACTTACACCTACATCAATCTATGAACTCCCATCCTTAATCGAtcaagaagaacaaaaagaaataatcCGAAAAGTAATGTTGATAGGGGCAGATTACTCTTGTGGGTACCATGATCATGATCATAATATTCGTGCTTTACATATAAAAATAGATGGTGGCACAACATAAAGCACCCAATTATCCAACTAAGGGAAGTCTTTGATTGATTCCATGTTTCTAATCTACTCTTAAACTTGTGGGTAAGACAGTAAAATAATCTACTCAACTAAATTGACTGGTCAGGATTAATTTCACTAGGGAATCTTAGTGTAGCTTATTAATTAAGACATTCCAAAGCTACCTCATGAAATTAAGGATCCTGCTCCCCACATGAGAAGGAGAACGCCGTCTGAAAAGTGGGACATCAATCCATGGTTGCAATTCCAAGTCTCAATAGTCAAGACCgtgttatttaattttcatgCTTTAGTAGAATACATCAGTATGAAGTTAAATAGAAATGAACTTAAGATTTTATTCTCTCTGCGAGGCATCTATTCGAAGGTCATGCACTCATGCTCAGTTACTAATAACCTCCAGACTCTATAAATTGCCTAGAATAGACTTTAGAGGTCATGCCCAGTTACTAATTTATCCGACTTATGTAAAAATTAACTACCTATAACAAAATGGCCATTTAAAGAATGTGGACATAACTAGGGACATAACTACCACCCCAAAATTACCCATGGGTAAGAAAACCTAGATACGCTCGGCCATATATCTGCAACCAAAATTCACCAAGTCCCACCGACAACAAAAATCCTGATGCACTAACGTAGGTAAagataatattaaaaaaataatttcaaaataagcGGTTATGTAATAGACTTACAATATAAAATGAGTTGAAATTTGAAAAAGATTAAGAGTAAATTACTTCCCTTCActatatatgaaaagaaaataaatctcATATCCTAGTATACCCTTTTAATTCATTACCATTTGAACACAAATCAAGTCAAATGACAATAAGAATTGTTTTGGAAAGAGACTAATAGCTTTGCTCATCATTTTGTATCTTTTGCTTACATTTTACGTGCACCTTCATTTCTCTTTTATTACAGCATCTTAGCATCTACTTCGACAAGGAATGTTCACAAATTAAGATTGCTAATAATTCCCAATATAACTTTTGCCAATAATTCTCACATGAGTCATGAATCCACACTTTTTATTTCCTCATTTAGAGATattattaaaatgaaatattgccaaaaaagaaataaaagtcAAAACTACACTTTGGTCATATGGTATGAGGAGAAAACAGTCGtaaatttttccttttcttgagTGACGTCACCTCTCTCCACGTGGCGAAATCCCACCGGCTACCGACATACGACAACGCGGCCTGATGCTAACATGCACCCCCCCTTATAATATCGCCACTCTTCGCTCGCAATTTCCATCATACTTCATTTTTCTGTGtcaccgtctctctctctctctctcaaaaacacAGCAGCAAATTAAGCCGAAAGTTTCGATCTTTCTTCAGCGAATCAACGTCACTGTAagtcctctctctttctccatctcttccCAAATTAAATTTACAGTATTGCCATTGCCTTGCTCGATTCCCTGAGCTTCTTTACTCTTTCTCTCCTCTAAAGTTTGTTACTTTTTCCCCATTTTCGTTCCCTGCAGAACAACCCGTAACAGATCGAACCGACTCCCTTCGGCTCTGCTTCTAGATTTGGTCAATTTTTGGTATTTTGGGTACTAAACTTCCGGCCCCGGAAGCTTACATATCACTTGATTCATTCAGTACAGAGCAGAGGTGTGAGTATTCTAAATGTATGTGCAGGTCTGTTTAGAATATAGCCAACAGTGTTAGGTGTTGTTTTGGTGATTTTGGTCTGTGGAATTTGATTTTCGATTGTGTTGGAAAAGAATGGGGGTTTTGTGAGTGATTGATTGGGGTTGGATTTGGGAGTCAAATGAGGCGGCGGTCGCCGACGAACTTCCCGTCGGAGCAAATGGAGAAGGGGACGGGGAAGAATCAGAATAGCAAGATTTGTTTCTTGGCGTCATTGTCGGTTTTCTTCTGGATGCTCTTGttgtattttcattttattgtgCTGGGTGGTAGCACTGTGGAGCAAGCTGTCAAATTACAGAATGGTCCTATGTATTCCGAGTTGCAGCCTGTCCTTGTGACCAGTCCTCCTCGGGTGGAGAATCTAAACGCCGAATCGGAGCATCCCCCTGTGACTTATCCTCCCCCATACACTGAACCGAAGCCTACTCCTGTGACCAGTGATCCTGAGATGGAGAAGCTAAACACTGAATCAAAGCCCGCCATTGTACCTGTTACTCGTAAAATTGGGCCCCCTTCGGAGACAACTCAGAGTCGAGAGGCTGAGAAGTATCCGTTTATGAGGGCGCTGAGAACCGTGGAGAACAAGAGTGATCCGTGTGGCGGGAGGTACATTTATGTTCATGACCTTCCGCCGAGGTTTAATGAGGATATGCTCAAGGAGTGTAGGAGTTTGAGCCTGTGGACTAATATGTGTAAGTTCACAACCAATGCTGGCCTTGGTCCTCCGCTTGAGAATGTTGAGGGGGTGTTTGAGAATACGAGCTGGTATGCGACGAACCAGTTTGCTGTGGATGTCATATTCAGCAATCGGATGAAGCAATATGAGTGCTTGACAAATGACTCATCTCTGGCGGCGGCTGTCTTTGTTCCCTTTTATGCTGGCTTTGATATTGCCCGGTATCTTTGGGGTGGATTCAATATATCAAGGAGGGATGCAGCTTCACTGGATCTGGTTGATTGGCTTATGAAGAGGCCAGAATGGAGCGTTATGGGTGGCAAAGATCATTTTCTTGTTGCAGGCAGGATTACATGGGATTTCCGGAGACTTACAGAAAATGAAGAGGATTGGGGCAATAAGCTTCTCTTTTTGCCGGCTGCTAAAAATATGTCAATGCTTGTGGTGGAATCAAGCCCATGGAATGCCAATGATTTTGGTATTCCGTATCCCACATACTTCCATCCAGCAAAGGATGCTGATGTATTAATTTGGCAGGACCGCATGAGAAACTTAGAGCGTAAATGGCTCTTCTCATTTGCTGGTGCCCCACGTCCTGGCAATGCCAAGTCGATTAGAGGGCAGATTATTGATCAATGCAAGAGCTCAAAGGTTGGTAAGCTGTTGgaatgtgattttggtgaaaGCAAGTGTCATTCGCCAAGCAGTATCATGCAGATGTTTCAGAGCTCCCTTTTCTGCCTGCAACCTCAGGGTGATTCATACACACGAAGATCTGCTTTTGATTCGATGTTGGCTGGTTGCATACCTGTCTTCTTCCATCCGGGGTCAGCATACGCGCAATATACTTGGCATCTTCCAAGAGATTATACAACATATTCAGTGTTCATCCCGGAGAATGATATTCGTAAGAAGAATATTAGCATAGAGGACAGGCTTAGTCAAATTCCTCCTGAGAAGGTCAAGGCCATGAGGGAGGAAGTTATAAACCTTATTCCTAGGCTGGTATATGCGGATCCCCGCTCTAAGTTGGAGACTTTCAAAGATGCATTTGATGTTTCTGTACAAGCAATAATCGACAAGGTTACAAGGGCAAGGAGGGACATGGTTGAAGGCCGTACAGATGATAACTTTATTGAGGAGATTAGTTGGAAGTATGCTTTGTTGGAGGAGGGACAGCGTGAGGTTGGACCTCATGAATGGGATCCTTTCTTTGCAAAGCAGAAGGATGGCAATGGTGATTCTGGTGAAGCTGCAAAAAATTCTTGGGAGAATGAACAGCGACAACACTCATGAGTGGAAGATAGGAGCAGAGCAATAGGAATTCCAATGGCTAATGCATCCTGCAGTGAGTTTGGGCAGGTACGAGTTCTAGATGGTACCTTGCAAAGAATACTCAACACAGAACTCATCTTCAAGGTCTCCATGCCTACAATCTTGTTTAAAACCAAAACACAGACATATTTACTGTTTCTAGTGCAAATTTTCCTATAGGATATATCTCTTTCTTTTTGCCTTTGTGTATTTGGCCAGTAATTCTTTCTGATGTATTTAGCCCGAGTTTTTCATCTTATCAATCTACAGGAAATAAAAATAGAGTGATTATCAAGCCTTTACTTGTGTCGTGCAAACTAAATTTATTACCCACTTGCATTCAGTTTATTCCATACCAGGAGAAATATGTTACCACATGCTGTTGCTTGTGGGATTTATTTTGCAGATCTTTCAGTCATTTCTGAAACAAGAAAAGTCAGCTTTTGGTTGATTGGATATGCTTCCCCACCTCTCCTTTCTTTAAAAGGAAGAGATGGATGTGAAACCCCTGTATTACATTTTCAAGATTCAGATCTCTTTTCGTTTCTAAAGTCTACTCCTTAATTTAGTTGAAGTTAGAATGAGCTGGAGTCGTTTTTtaattggttttggtttttgggcAGGGTAGAATGAGAATTGGGTCAACTGGACGAAAGAATCAAAGGTAGACTAAACCAAAAGAAACCACAAATCCCATTAGATAGTATATTGAAATTTAAGAAAACAGAGGATGAATCCGTAAATTTGAAGCTCTTATTAATTATGcgtaattacatattaatttacAGGGTGTGCTTATAGAAGCTAGTGAACACCCTATGTAGTGTAATGAGGAATGAGACAGATCTACACTAGGGTTCCACCGACATACGCGGAGAAGACCAAAGCTAGAGGTGTGCATATAAGCCAGCTGTGAAACGTAATGAGCAATGAGAGAGAGATCTACACTAGGGTACTGCCAGTCACGTAATCGGTGAAGGCCAAAACTACATGACCCAACATGGCCAACCTTCCATTCCAGAGCTCTGCATCTGAGGTCATGATCCCGTCTGATTTGGACTCCACGGTCACTCCTTTCAATAGAGGAACCAAGTATGCCACTGATAGCAAAATACTTGTGCTGATGAACAAAGGTACTCCGGGGCCGTTGGATATCTGAGCGAACACATCTTGCCCCTTTGATAGTTCGACAGCCAGAGCAGCAACGAAGCCTACCATTGCCAGCCTGCCGTTGATTCTCCCCGGTGCTGGTCCACTGAATGAAAACACGTCTGAAAACTTGGGAGATGGTGGAGAAGCTGCAGGCTGGGGATCCTTTGAGGCTTTTGTTACAGTTGTTGGTTGCTTCTTTTGACCATCCTGCAAATGAACCACCCAAGCTTAATATCAATCATGTACTGCAACATCTTAAGTTGAACAAAATCCATCCCAAAAGTAGCCACACTCTAGAGATATTTGATACATTATGTCGTCATACAGAATAAAGTCTACATATATGAGGCTTTCTGATAAGAAAATATTTGTTGTAATTATCTCGGCCATTGAGCGAACCCTGAGATAGCTCGAAACTGCATAACTAGCCGGAACGGTACTCCACAGGTTCAGTGATCTGTTGTTGCCTGCAGCTCCGTAGGCGATGGAGCTTCCAAGGACTGATTGCATAGCAGTTGTTGCAGCCATTGTAGATTCAAGCTAATTGAGCAGGCTTTTGATTGAAGTTTGTTGAAGATGTAAAAATCAATGTTGGTTTATGAGTGTGGAAGTTGCATGCCTTGGAGTGACTTATATACTACTTGAGGCAGCACAGCTCAATGGTTCATATTTTGGCACCCCAACATGGTTTGGTTTCATAGTGATGAGTCATATGACGCGTAGTATGGAATTACAAGACATACGTGGTTTACTGGTTTTGCTCATACAACGAATCGAACCAGACTAGTAGGGTGGTGACTTGGTGCTGATTTCTGTGGTCGCATTTGGTTCAAGTTTTCACAGTTTAGTAACGAGCACGTAGCACATTTAAAAGGTATTCTCCCAAAGGCTTCTCAGCTACCTAGGTGCCAATAATCAAAAGACTAAAAATCTTCACGGTGAATTGGCTACTAGTCGTCCTAGCTGCTTACATTTGTTAGTATAGAGTTGTTTGTTTCTCCCGACATCCGATAAAATTAGACATGGTGACCTTGCGCTCTGATGGCCCAAATTGACATgatccagtttttttttttttttttgaagttgtaTTTTTATCTCTAAATGCCGCCCAAGTTAGGAGGTGCTTAAAACATTTTTTATGGTTGGTTTACTAAAGAAAATGTACAATTACATCACAGAAATTGTACATGATTTATCACCGTTTAAAaatttatctatactattattaagagaagagatttTGTTCCAAAACTGAAAAATTATACCAAAATAATCCTGAAATATTAATAAACTTTCATACTCATAATATATATAGGGATAATAtagtcttctttttttttgagaatgtagggataatatagtcaaattacaagagaaacagaaaaaaaaaaaaaaaaggaaaaaaaagggaaatagaTAAATACGTGGGAGAACTACCAACTCCATGGATAACCATCGACTGAATCCATTTTCTCTGCAGATAACTACCCACTATCTgcagataacttttttttttttttttttttacattgaaAGTTTTTCTTatacatgcagagcatgtgattgcagactagttactaattatcaaatatcaaatttattaTCAAGTCAAAGGATTTCATTTGTTATATGCTTTAGCCTTTAGGTGTTTTTGGCATTTTTGTCAGTTCCGAATTCATATGGGTTTGATAAAAGTTTGCTACGATTGATGcacaattagataattaaaaaGAGAGTCCTTACCAGATCAAGCTCATATACAGCTTTTCTTGTTTAGGTATCGTCAATAATATGGCGGTGAGGATTTAGTTCATAAGTGTAATCCCAATTTTGGCTCTTGTTTCGGTCAACTTGCAGCCGGAAAACCTTGGCCTCGAGTTTTCTTCTGAATGTCTGGTTGATGTGAAGGTGACTCAGGCTCCCAAGGTTTACAAGAAGAAGGGCAGGCCTCGTGATAAGAGAAACAAAGCAAAAGGTTCACCAGCGGCGTCCACCTGTGGCGGCTCTGAGTCCATGGTGTCGGGACCCCATGATGGAGGGTCTATTGGTGTGCATGGGGTGCATGATGGGCCGGCATCTTTGGAGCCCGTCTCCCAGTCCGGGTAGGAGATGAACCCCTACGTCATCTAGGGTGTGATGTGTCTTGCTTGATGATGGCGACGTACACCAGGAGGATCTTAGGCGTCAAAGTGATCAAGGAAGTATCTCATGTTAGGAGATGTAGGGTTTCGTATTTTAGttcatattttattttattgcttgTGGCCAGTAGTTTTCTCTTTTgaactttaatttttt is a genomic window containing:
- the LOC133735981 gene encoding early light-induced protein 2, chloroplastic-like isoform X2 translates to MAATTAMQSVLGSSIAYGAAGNNRSLNLWSTVPASYAVSSYLRDGQKKQPTTVTKASKDPQPAASPPSPKFSDVFSFSGPAPGRINGRLAMVGFVAALAVELSKGQDVFAQISNGPGVPLFISTSILLSVAYLVPLLKGVTVESKSDGIMTSDAELWNGRLAMLGHVVLAFTDYVTGSTLV
- the LOC133735981 gene encoding early light-induced protein 1, chloroplastic-like isoform X1 gives rise to the protein MAATTAMQSVLGSSIAYGAAGNNRSLNLWSTVPASYAVSSYLRVRSMAEDGQKKQPTTVTKASKDPQPAASPPSPKFSDVFSFSGPAPGRINGRLAMVGFVAALAVELSKGQDVFAQISNGPGVPLFISTSILLSVAYLVPLLKGVTVESKSDGIMTSDAELWNGRLAMLGHVVLAFTDYVTGSTLV
- the LOC133735976 gene encoding xyloglucan galactosyltransferase MUR3, which translates into the protein MRRRSPTNFPSEQMEKGTGKNQNSKICFLASLSVFFWMLLLYFHFIVLGGSTVEQAVKLQNGPMYSELQPVLVTSPPRVENLNAESEHPPVTYPPPYTEPKPTPVTSDPEMEKLNTESKPAIVPVTRKIGPPSETTQSREAEKYPFMRALRTVENKSDPCGGRYIYVHDLPPRFNEDMLKECRSLSLWTNMCKFTTNAGLGPPLENVEGVFENTSWYATNQFAVDVIFSNRMKQYECLTNDSSLAAAVFVPFYAGFDIARYLWGGFNISRRDAASLDLVDWLMKRPEWSVMGGKDHFLVAGRITWDFRRLTENEEDWGNKLLFLPAAKNMSMLVVESSPWNANDFGIPYPTYFHPAKDADVLIWQDRMRNLERKWLFSFAGAPRPGNAKSIRGQIIDQCKSSKVGKLLECDFGESKCHSPSSIMQMFQSSLFCLQPQGDSYTRRSAFDSMLAGCIPVFFHPGSAYAQYTWHLPRDYTTYSVFIPENDIRKKNISIEDRLSQIPPEKVKAMREEVINLIPRLVYADPRSKLETFKDAFDVSVQAIIDKVTRARRDMVEGRTDDNFIEEISWKYALLEEGQREVGPHEWDPFFAKQKDGNGDSGEAAKNSWENEQRQHS